The following nucleotide sequence is from Diospyros lotus cultivar Yz01 chromosome 3, ASM1463336v1, whole genome shotgun sequence.
TTTGTTGTTGCTTTCTtcgtattcttcttcttctttgttctcttccttcttccttggCAAACATGATTCAAAGAAGGCTGGCATGCCCTCAATTTTGGATGGTTGGTGTTCTTCACATCCTTTCTGGAAAAATCTTCCCACTTTTGCAGATTAATCGGATATTAATTGGCATCCATCCTAGCTATTTGGACAATTCACAATAGATCACAAATTtgcttatttccataataagcACATGACGTGGAAGCAGGAAAGGATTTTCTGCTTTAAGCCCTGTTTGAAACTGCGTTGCTGTTCCCTTTTACCCTATCTTCCAATCTGATGATTATGATCAAAGTTTCAAACCAATCTGGATCTCACCAGTGATGGCCTTTTGATTTCTTTACTTATTGTGCAATtatgtttagtttgattcattGTTTTGGACTTTTTGTGGCTATAACCTGTTTCCCTTGATCTAGTCAGCCCTTTGCACAATAGCTGAACCATGAAGTGATCGTAATCCCCAGATATGCAACAATTGAAGAAACTAAATTGCTACAAAATTAAAGATGAGAAACCTCAATGCATTACATAACAACAATCACAGGcgttaatcccactaggtggggaaCCAAATCTTTTTGGTCCATCAAATGCTTCACACTTTTGAATTAAAGTAGATAGgagcataaaataattaattatattgttTAGACAATTTAGCCACTAAATGGGTACTGTTCATACCTTATAGTGCAGTCAACGAGGAGAGAGCGAGCACCTATCCGTCTGTCGCAGGCCCCAAACATGGCAGTCTTGGCGGCTCCTAGGCAGATGCTGCAGTCAGAAGCTGTAAGGTTTTTGTTGCAAGCTGCTTCGCCATAGGCAAAGGCATCCGGGTAAGGAGATATGTTGTGATAATCGTAGCCTTGGATCGTTGGTGTAGCAGCCTCTAGTTCTGCCACAACATAGGCTAGACTTGTTCCAAAAGGGTCACCTTCTGAGTACACCCCATTGTTGCACAAAACACTCGACACATTGGTGTTTGGATTGCTTTCCCCCACACAACATATTCCCAGCAAGATCAATCCAATCAAAGAGGTTTTGATCTGCAGCTTGAGAAAATCCATCTAACTGATTCTCTTCTCTGAAGTGATACGAAACTTTGCCGGCTCTCATCTTTTGTCCAGGTGTTGTGAtcttattttatgaaaaactaTTGTTTTCTCCGCCAACTTTGACATTGTCCTTGTGAAGTCTTGTCCTCTCAGTTTGTTTTCTTCTCAAAATTGAAAGTTCCCTCGTAAAAAGGTCAaactatatttttcatgatgGAAAATGCTGTCCTTCCATGCCAAAACACATTAAAATGGaccataattattaaaatgtcAGTGGaacaacattttcttttttgttggtATTTCTCTCTTTCAAAATTCTGCAAGCAAAATAGTgacattttcataattatattacatggGTATTTCTTCTCCATGTATGAGTATAAGCATTGTTCCAATTTTATTGGATGTCCCCAAAGGGAATTACTACTTTAGGAGTTAAAACATACATTGGGTGTCCTGAATGTATGAGGCTTCCCATTTAGCAATAATTGGGAAGAGTTATGTTTGCATGCAACTTTTCCTTTGCAAAGAAACTGTTTTCACAGTTTGAACCCATAATCGAAAGGCACAATTACTCTTGCTACCAAGAGTTGCCTTCACGAGTTATAAATAAAGCCCATATAAAATGGAACTGTCTAATAAGTTGGAAAACCAGGAAGTTCCCCAAGttcttctacctcttttgctaataCCTCCACCTTTTCTGCAATCTCCAGCAACAAGAACATGAAGCTGGCCAAACCAAGCCCTTCAGTGCTGTTCTCTGATGCTTCTAGTTTGCTAGGAGCAGAAGCAACTAGGCTAAGCTCCAGTTTGACTGACTGTAACTTTGATGCTATCAATTCCTTGGGCCTGGGCCTCTCCATCTTCATAACAGTCTCTCCAAGCTCTCCCAGAATGCCGGCAAGCAGCGATCCAACTGCTTCGCATGGTTCCTTTATGCACTGCCTTGAACTTGATGAGGGCTGatcaacaataacaacaaacgTATCAaatcttaatcccactatgtagAGTTGACTTCATAAATTCCAGCATCCTTCGACTGATTGCAAAGTAAAAAGGACtgcatgcatataatatatactgaCTTGATTGTGAAAAGCAAGGAGATTGATATTATTGCAGACCTGCAAGGGAGACTGAATACACCCTTTTAGTGTGGTAATGGTAGCAGCAAGCTCTCGAAGAACATCCCCAATCTGTAAGTATTTATCCCAGGGATGAGAAAGCCCAAACTTTCCATGCCATGGTTCCCATCTTGCAAAATTTGCCTGCAGAATTGACACTTCCATACGTGTAAATTGCTTTTTTCCCTTCTTACTTTGGACATGAAGATGAAAAACACTtgctaaaattataaaattacttataattttttggaaacATATCTCATTATGCAGGATTGGTTAcaacaaataataagaaaaaaaaaaaagtaccaaAGACTCATCGTTTGGCTTGGAGTATAACACTGATTGGCAACTGGAAACACTTTCACTTGGATGGATTCCCTTCTCATCGATCACTCTGAAGTACTCCTCCAAGCATTCTACATCAGCAATGATAGAGCATTTCAATTTTACAAGCAGCAGAGCTTACATATTTCCTTTTTTAATTTGGGTCaatttatatgcatatttcTGATGATTACCTTCAACACAGCAAGCAAGCCTCTCAAACTTAGCTGCTGTGGAGTTATGAAGCTCATCACTCGACCACACAGGGAAGATGAGCAAGCTTGTGGCAATGCAGATGACAAAGCCCACGCCGATGGTTGAGAGCCGATCAAGGGCTATTTCGATGATCTTATCAGTACGCAGGCCAGACACGATGACGAGGTTGAAGGTGAGAATGAAAATCATGGAGCCATAGTCGTATCGCCTTTTGATGCTTGGTGCCAGTCGGCAGTATGTTGCAGCTGCGCCTGCGCGGATTCAAGGTCAGATgcttaattttccttttagatCATATAGAGTGCATGCTTTCTGTTTGTATATATGCCTGCATGCATGTATGCTTACCAAAAACAAAGACACAAATGCCTGCAACAATGGCATTGCCAACCCCACCAACCTCATCGGCCAGAATTGCTGCCAAACATCCCAAACCACCACCTAGTATTGTTCCTGCCCCGCGATTCAAGCCCTTCCCAAGCGTAGCACCTGGCATATATATAAGACTGGCTTTGTTATATGACATAAAACGTTGGTAAATCACCAAAACTCGACCACTCGAGGCTTTATAGAGCAGCAAGTTCTCTCTAGGGCTTCTAGAGTGAATGCACTGCTGCCACTCTAGGTAGCAAAGACTAAAAGGCAGTAGACAGTAACTAGTATTtaacaaaagaggtagaggtagataGTAATGAGTAACGAACTAGCTGGCTAGAATCATACAGCTGGCCCAATATAGTAGGATTAAGATGcattgttattattatagtaGATAGGAGCAGACCTGCATAGAACTCGAAGATGACAACAACAGTCATAACAGCCCACATGGCGTTATCCCCAAAGTACTGGTAGAGCGGATCAAGGAGATACAGAAGCGAAACCAGAACCAATGCTATTCCAACTTTGGCACTGTGAATGACTTTTCTATAAACGCCATCTTTTTGCTGCCTTGCCATTCTAGGTCTCTGCTTCCGGCCattcttctcatcttcttccatAGGAATGGTTACGACTGTTGAACTCATCATCATGTATGGTTGATATATATCCTTTCTCAATCTCGCTTGATGATGAGATGTTCTCTTGGAATAAATGTCGAGTTCAATCTCTTCCTTGACGGGAATTGAGctggatatatatacacacacacgcaccATCTTACAGTGTGTGTATATTATTATCTTGGCCATGCATTGCGTCATGGTCAAAGAAGAGACAGTGAGCTAACATATATGAGAAGCAATGCCATTTTGTAGCGTGTTTATATGTCTTCTTAGCAATCATAATATTTCACTTGGGAAGGTTATGGTTCAAATTATGGAATTAGtcttcttataaaaaataaataaagagaaatatgTGATGAGATTTTGGAGTCGATCACATCAAATTTGTTCAAAGGTTGTTCTCTTGTTAGCTTTCTTCGACCCTAAGATGTTTTTGAATGTACCCAACCCTAAACTTGTCCAAGATTTGTTCGACGTGCAACAACAAGGCAAGACTATCTTCTCGATGTGTCCACcaacaattaaatcaattaagaGACATAGGGTAAAATGACATAATGATAATGCAATTAATAAGTCATTTAACTCTTAAAATTCACACCTTATATAAGAGTATTGTAGAGTCCATGAAGGGTCACAATTGCGCCACATGAACCATTGGGTGCAGGCTTCATAGATGACTATGGCCATGCCTAGTAGACGGTTGAATTTAAATCCCTAAGTTCATATTTATGAGAAGTGATGTGAGTTTGGGCCCAAATCTAATCCCTTGTGCTAAAACTTTCATTTGGTCTTAATATGCCCCCAAGTTAGATTTTAGTATATTAGACTCAATGATATCCATGGTGCCCATTAATCTTGTATTAGATCTAATATGTTTCTGGCCACACGGGgtccaataaaaatatttttgtaatttttcttaaaatcaagATGCTCAATCATCATCATTGTGTTATAACTACACTCCTTAGTAAAGTGGAGAGTTTTTGCATTAGGTAGTGTTGCGATCTGCGCGTTGGGCCACCGATAGATGTCTGTTTGACGCGTGAGCTTGTCGTCTCCTCCAcgaacatattatatatatatatatatataccaccaTGCCCTCTGTGATGTGCATGACGAGGTTTCTCTGAAATTTCCCGAgatggaagaaaagaagatcTTTGGTTGTGCCTCTGTTCTGGTTCACACCCGGTGGTCCACTGAGGTTCCGCCACCACTTCCATTCACAAGAATCAAATCTGCCACTGATAATGGTTGCTTGATACGCTTTGGCGCTTTGCTGCGAGAGAATGCACTACGAGTTGGGTCTACCAACTCCACATTCTCTTAAAAAAGTACAGGTGCCGTACCAAACAACCAACTTCCTGCGATCATATTTAGACTGACCAATTCGGTCCCCGGCCTGCCAGACTTCTAAGAATtttaagaatttcaattttaattcatctgatttttttatcaaaaaattttaaaaatatcaatccTAATTCGATCTACAGCTCCATTTTATTGCCTGACACGAACATGCCAAGGGGGTGAGCCCAGCTCTAGAATGCAAGAGAGGGGGTGGCCCTTCTCCTCCCTAATTTTATCTATGTCAAATAATTTGTTATCTTGTTTTACGCGGATGAGATAATCATTTCGATTCAATctaattatgtgaaaattattcaatctaattATGTGGGGGCCAGTTGGACGGGGCAGAGAGACGTGTGTGGGCGTATTCCGTACATAAAAGAAGGGTAAAGGTATTTGGTTGGTCAAATTTGCAAAGTGAGAGCAAGAAATGGAAGGTAAAAGCGAGGGCAGTGGCTTTTTGCGTTtctgtttgtttgattgcatgaTGATGATCTCCATCTCCACACGCACGCGGCTTCCACACGGAGCGCCGCCCGAAGGATATCAATAGTCAATTCAAGTCACCGCCCACCCGCCACTCCACTCTCACTCACTCAGTCTAAAGCTAAAGGTGAGGATAATAATAATCTAATAAAAGGCTTAGGTTGTATCCAGCCGTGATGTATGGAGTGCAATTTTATTCACCTCTTTTAACGGAGTGATCATCATTCTCACAGTTTTGTGAGAGTAAAAAAAATAACGAAACGGTATTAAAATATTGATTGTCGTTCTGTTactttttcaccctcacaaaaattgtgagggtgatgttcaccccgttaaagatgtgaacaaaatcgcactctgaTGTATGGAAATTTTTCGAGATTGTCGTtttcttttaaatgttttttgtttttaaaatatgcttttaaattatttttacaattttaaaaaaatttcgttatcattttataatattaaaaaaatattgattcacaaataaagataaaagaatTCGTCtctaacttaatttttttattttttaaaaaatttatttaaatgcattataattttatatttatttgttgattgaataattatttttatattaaaaattatatttataaaaagacttactatatttttttatttaaacatttttttgcatttctattatatatatatatatagtcaaatAAACAGAGAAATAAAGGTTACTTGAGAGGAACGACCGACGACGACTTCACGAGGAATGACGGTGACGATTGAGGCTTTGGGATTCGAGCAAACAATCGGTAGGATTCAATCGGTGACGACCAAGGCTTTTGGATTTGAGTAAACGACTAGCAAGATTTGATAGACGACAATCTTTGATGAAGCAACGACAATTGGAATCGGACACAAGGGAACGATGATAAAGGAGCACCCAAAGTAGCAAGTGCTTAACTAAGAAAAAAGATTCAAAAAcaaagggaaagaagaaaaagaaaaaaaaaattgaaaccagAGACAAAATGGAGCTTCGCCTTTAGGTTGCGTGCGTGTGTGAGCATCTGAGTGACTGTCATCAAAAGCGCATTTCTAGCCAATTTTGGTAAATTACGAAATGACCACGAAACATTTTACAATTTACAAAATCAGCTCAAAAACGTCAACACGACGTCTTCGAATCATTTCTATTCTTCAAAGCCAAATAGTTGTCACTTTTAGTTTTAATAGGTCAAATGAGATGAAGCATTTACATTctaaataattcttttttggaatgtattttgtaaaaatattttaaacattttttaatttgtttacaaaaatttaaataaacttccAACTGTTTTGATGGTTCATATTTTTCcaacttcaaaatttaaattgtaaattttaaaactatttatatttacttagtttataatcattttaagtataattaattggtaaatttattgattttgaatgGTTCAACCTCTCTAACTTATCTTATGTTAAAAGTGCTTGCAAAAAATTGTCCTTAGAGTTGCTCCAAGGCATTAcgatacttaaattaaatatataatttaggtgtaaaaaaataataaattattaaatcatataaaagaaaatcaaaccaatatTTGAGCAGTGCTAAATCTCTTCTGGATGTTAAAAGTACCTATAAAGGACTATCCTTAAGGTTGTCCCAAAGGGTACTTTATAGATAACGGACTATCCTTAAAGGCTGTCCCAAAGGGTACTTAAAAGTTAGTATAAGttcataaaaagaatatatcatttaggtgtaaaggaagaaaaagttgttaaataatataaaaaaaaacatattaatcCCTTAGTGATGTTCAATCTCCTCCTAATATTAAAAAGTATTTATAAAGAATTATCCTTAGAATTCCCTCTCTTCAAGAGTATTATTTCgatgcttaaattaatttagaCTAACGAgtgtaataaatttaaatataaataaacaaataactattaaaatatataaaagaaattcaaacaaATCCATGAAGGGTATCCAACctccaaaacataaaaattattattttctttgttggaaaagaatatattttctatttaaatagaattcaagTTCATTAGAATGGAAAATCAAACCTTTGTTGGGTTTATATCAAAGGATCATATCTTTAAAAACGGAGATAGTGATTGAGAACAAATTTATGTTATTATACATGTATTAGCAACATTTTATAGtgtaataaaaacattttttttgagCTCTAAATATCCTCcaatatatagtttttttatgaaatattttcagTTGTCAATTATTTTGCAGGATATAATTGTCaattgtcaattatttttttttattcaaagatGTATGAATAATTGATAACCcgaatagaaataaaatttaaataaatgtctTTAACCTTATATCTTTTGAAAATTGTATTAGATCTCACTTAGAAGTAGAAAAtgatagaatattttttagagtTCTATGAAACGGCTATAGGACTgacacacaaaaataaaaattcaaaatttaagtttcgACATGTATAACTTATATGAGTTGTGTTTTGGAGACAAAGCCATGTGGTAAAAGTTCTTGAGAACGGAGGGAAGTTTGAGGGATTTTTTAAAGTGGGGTGGTCCCAAGTacgaaatttaaaaaattaaagagtataTCATAAATATTTAACGGATttaataaacttaaattctatttaaatagaagaattttttttcaaaaattaataattttttaatattttatcacgATAACATCAAAACTAACACACATATCTAATGTTGATCGCCATTGTATGAGATTTACTAACCCTTCCCATGTTTATAGTGCCAAAAAGATAGAAATGTGCATGTACTTTAGAGATTGATTGGATGCTAAATTCAACCACCAAGGGATGGATAGAATTGAGAAATGAGCCTAGTGAGACAAACCATAATAATGTCTAAAATCTTTTGACAGATTagtttttatgcattttaataGTATGGGCCAAACAAGGCCTACCCAACCCTTTTATTAAGGCCTTTGGTGGTTCCAGTTAACCCTCCTTTTCTAATACGAGCAGGGCCAACGCTGTCCATTTCGATAAAAAGCTCAACTTAGACTGGCCCACTAAAAAATAAGGCCCAACAGGGGCAGATACCACACTTAAAAGTTGATGATtgattctttaattaattatcaatatacatcttattttaataaaaaatatattgataattaattaataaaatattaacaaatatgtgcaaataacatttttctgtTATTaccaataaaaataatgttactTGCACATTCAAATTAACACTCCATTAATCAATTACCAATATattctttattaaattattcaactaaaagaTATATTGATAATTCTCTCAAATATTTACTTTtattacttaaataaattatcaatacACTCTTTGTTAAATCATTCAAAcgaaatatattaataattcattaatGAAATGTACAAGTAAATTACTTCCTGTTAATGaacttgaatttgaattttatgtaCACCGATGTTGTATGTTACCtatatttacaaattaaatttaatcaaaataatcacAGAATATGAGAAAACACCTTAGATTTTTTAGAGGCCTTTTAAGTTAGGATTATTAAATCCAAGTTTACTTTatcaatataattattaagaCAAGTTagttaaaatgtaaaaatgtaTTCGATGCTTTAGGTAACAATAAGacttaaatgaaattaaaaataaaattttataagaccAACTTTGTGACTCAAATTGTTAAACAAGATTAACTACTACTAATATGTGCTAGTTTAGTTATAAACATAATGAAGATTGTTAACATCCACATGCAACTATACATACCATATATGTACGTATACATAAATGAAGTCCTAAATAAGGTCCAAGAggctatgaaaataaaatgtgtaaaatataattataatgatTTAGTCGTGTAAGAAGATTAATAAAAGCTTCTGTGAGGAGAATCCATTGAATGGGAGAAATACCTAGTAATAAAGATAGAAAAATGCTAAGAAAAACttaatagaaaacaattagGTATGAAATGAGTCAAAAGGAGTTTTATTGAAGATAACTAGAAGTTCATGTAATTAACCTCACAGATGTGTGACAAAACCAATTTACAAAACTGCTGCAAAACCTAGGTGGAACTAATTAATCAATGCAAAGTGATAAGACACTCACAACCGAACCACTCACCAAAATTTAAAGGCCCTCAAGATGGTATTTCTCTCCAATAGGTAACCCTACTTGTATCCCTGAATTACTGTACCTGCTGCTTTGCAATGATACTGCAAGCACAACAAACTCATTATATAAATATTGCACAAGGGATAGCAATGCTTTCAGAACATTTGGGCAAAACGGCCATTGTCCATCTTTTTCAAGTCCTCTTCTGAAAGTAGGGTTTTCTTATTACCACCACCACTCTTGTCATATGGTTGTGCCATCCTCCGCAGAAACTGCATTTCCAGAAGAAAAAAACTGTTATTATGCCTTAGTTCAACCCTTCTGAGTTattaagtaaaaagaaaaaaaaaagttataagaGCCATAGAAAGTATAGACATAACAATTAGAAATGAAAGATTCCAACACCACAAGAATTTCTAATTCTCAAAAATTCTTGTCAAAAGTGTCAAACGATTTAACTGCAATAGGAAAGGTTACGACCTTTACTAAACATGGTCGAGGAGAGAGTATGTAGGTAGCCTCACAATTTTTTGTCGGGAGATAACTGATTCTTGTAAATTGAACCAGGGTCATAGTGTTGGGCAAGGCAACAGACTAGCTCTTGCTCTCTTGCACCATGCACCAGGTCCTCCTGACGTCTACAATTTAACCCTACTGTCCCATTGACTCCTGGGAAAAATATCCAGGCTGAACCCAATGCCTATCAGTCTCAATTTTATTGCTTGCatactctttctttctttatcttttttttttttttgaaaaagaaaaaggatctACAAAGGGTTACATAACGGACCTTTTGTCAGTGGCCATTAATAAACCTAATAGACCTTGTCTTAATTGGAAAGTTTTCACATCCTCCTGTTATCTAGGGCTGGTCCTTAAATACAGCAACAGGTATTCCCTGACAAAAATGTAAGAATTGAATGGTAAACAAGACATACCTCTCGTGCTATATGCACGGCCATGTCAGTACTTAAGTTTAGATGGGCATCCCGTAAATGTGACAGTATCCATCCAGGTAACTTGGAACGTTTGTCATGACGACTGTACCTGAACAAATATTAAGAGATTGGGTATCAGAATACTAAGGAACAGAAGCAAGTGAAGGACAAGTAAAATCACCATGTGATCAATCAAGAGTCCTTATATTTccttttgaatt
It contains:
- the LOC127796611 gene encoding aluminum-activated malate transporter 12-like; amino-acid sequence: MMMSSTVVTIPMEEDEKNGRKQRPRMARQQKDGVYRKVIHSAKVGIALVLVSLLYLLDPLYQYFGDNAMWAVMTVVVIFEFYAGATLGKGLNRGAGTILGGGLGCLAAILADEVGGVGNAIVAGICVFVFGAAATYCRLAPSIKRRYDYGSMIFILTFNLVIVSGLRTDKIIEIALDRLSTIGVGFVICIATSLLIFPVWSSDELHNSTAAKFERLACCVEECLEEYFRVIDEKGIHPSESVSSCQSVLYSKPNDESLANFARWEPWHGKFGLSHPWDKYLQIGDVLRELAATITTLKGCIQSPLQPSSSSRQCIKEPCEAVGSLLAGILGELGETVMKMERPRPKELIASKLQSVKLELSLVASAPSKLEASENSTEGLGLASFMFLLLEIAEKVEVLAKEVEELGELPGFPTY
- the LOC127796203 gene encoding antifungal protein ginkbilobin-like protein; amino-acid sequence: MDFLKLQIKTSLIGLILLGICCVGESNPNTNVSSVLCNNGVYSEGDPFGTSLAYVVAELEAATPTIQGYDYHNISPYPDAFAYGEAACNKNLTASDCSICLGAAKTAMFGACDRRIGARSLLVDCTISNLVSSIVAYLGITITSWFSYCAKG